From the Apium graveolens cultivar Ventura unplaced genomic scaffold, ASM990537v1 ctg4474, whole genome shotgun sequence genome, one window contains:
- the LOC141701971 gene encoding uncharacterized protein LOC141701971 — protein MSSFLLPESMCKKMEVMMNKYWWQSGSTDRKGINGLLGAAKVNPGSSFIWQGIITAKNEVMQGYSWILGDGESINCIQDPWLAGTDGFKVDQSRAYVDITIVVARLLQHNAKEWNRSKVIDMFSRDDAALILSTRIPALPAVDRFAWSKSRDGKYSVKTGFQMWHSRNIGTGYVTQSNGWSKECVFLSVVFSMFSSLAPLHRLVGSMRSALGDWFFRNKVCENKIVTAAVAMEWSAKTVSDWREAKNKRANQVANSSSTTISVPVEWQKPDSGLKLNVDAAIQLRADSFSMGLLLRFHEGGLVAGKTVLE, from the exons ATGTCGTCTTTTCTGTTGCCAGAATCGATGTGTAAGAAGATGGAGGTGATGATGAACAAGTACTGGTggcaatcaggctctacagatAGAAAGGGTATTAACGGGTTGCTTGGGGCG GCAAAAGTGAACCCAGGATCAAGTTTTATTTGGCAAGGAATCATTACAGCTAAAAATGAAGTTATGCAGGGCTACAGTTGGATTTTAGGTGATGGAGAATCGATCAACTGTATTCAGGACCCTTGGTTAGCTGGAACAGATGGCTTTAAAGTTGATCAATCCAGGGCGTATGTTGACATTACCATAGTTGTGGCTCGGCTATTACAGCACAATGCAAAAGAATGGAATAGGAGTAAAGTTATAGATATGTTTTCTAGAGATGATGCAGCACTGATTTTGTCCACTCGTATTCCTGCTCTCCCAGCAGTGGATCGTTTTGCCTGGTCAAAATCAAGGGATGGAAAGTACTCAGTCAAGACGGGGTTTCAAATGTGGCATTCTCGGAATATTGGCACTGGCTATGTTACTCAATCGAACGGATGGAGCAA GGAGTGTGTCTTCCTCTCAGTTGTCTTCTCCATGTTTTCTTCGCTTGCCCCTTTGCACCGGCTTGTTGGCAGTATGCGG AGTGCTTTGGGGGATTGGTTCTTTCGGAAcaaggtctgtgaaaacaaaaTAGTAACAGCAGCTGTAGCTATGGAATGGAGTGCGAAGACAGTCTCTGATTGGAGGGAGGCCAAAAACAAACGTGCTAACCAAGTAGCAAACAGCTCAAGCACTACTATAAGTGTGCCAGTTGAATGGCAAAAACCAGATTCTGGCCTCAAGCTGAATGTAGATGCAGCAATACAACTGCGAGCAGATTCCTTCTCAATGGGCTTGCTACTTCGGTTCCATGAAGGTGGTTTAGTTGCTGGAAAAACG